Below is a genomic region from Fischerella sp. PCC 9605.
TTGAGCGATTTCCCAACGTTCTTCTCGTTGCAGCATTGCTATCAATTTCTCTCGCACACTCAGTAGATAGCGCACATCATTTGCAGCGTAACTCAGTTGCGCTTCTGTTAAATTGGCAGCGTTTCCCCAGTCAGAACTTTGAGAACTTTTATCGAGTTCCACTTGTTCCAACTCTAGCACCAAGTCTTTGAGACTGTGGCGTTGGGTGTAGGTTCGTGCTAACTTACTGGCTATTTTGGTACAAAAAACAGGATTGACTTTAATACCGAGATGGTAACGCAGGGCGGCAACGTCAAAACGGGCAAAGTGAAATACTTTCAGGATATTTGCCGCTTCCAGTAGTTTTTTTAAGTTAGGGGCTTGTGTTTGCCCTTTAGCAATACGGATCGCAGTTACTTTGCCTTCTGGGTTACACAACTGTACCAAACACAAGCGATCGCGTTGTGGTATTAATCCCATTGTCTCTGTATCAACAGCGATCTCATCAGCTTTTAAATAATGGGATAAAGTCATATCGCTAAGATCGCGATCGCAAATCTGAAAATTTTGTAATTCCATGAACCACCACAAAATAAATGCAATGTCTATTAGAGCAAAGTCCTGCAAGACACTACATTATTCTAGTAGTTGGTGGTTGGTGTTTGGTTAGTAGATAGTAGTTAGTAGTTACTTGATTACCACTAACCACTAACCACTAACTACTAACAGTCAACACGAGAAATACATTTATTTATGCTGAATACATTCATTTATTACGAAGAAAAATTTGCGTTAAGTAAACTTCACCTTTACTATTAGTTGCGACACCAATTCCAGTTAAATTGTAATTGCCTTTAATATTGATAAGATGATCGGGACTGTTGAGCCAGCCAGTAAAAGCTTCGGCGGCAGGGTCGCTATATCCTTGATTAACAGCAACATTCTCAGCAGCACTTTTGTAACGAAGAGCAATTGCATTGACTCGCTGTTTAAATCCATCGTGGCTAAACGGAACCTTACCGTTAGCCATATTTTTACTGTGAATTCTTGCCTGTTTAGTGATACTTGGGTTGAGAGCCAATTTTGGTAGACCTTGAGAAATTCGATATCGATTAATTCGAGCAAATACTGATTTTTCTAAATCAGTTGTTTTGAAATTAATAGAAGTCGCAATCGGAGGTGATGAAATCGACAACACCTGATTTACGAACAGTTTATTTTTGGAAGTGTTACCTGAGGTAGTGATTTTTAATCCACTAGCAAGGACAAGCATACTTAAAGCAATGCCAAAAGCAGATTGTCTAATCATGTACAATTACGTAGTGTATTTAAGTTATTAAGACAAGCACCCTGATTTTTGGTTTCTTGAGATACCTGTATAATTTGCAGTATCAAGGCTTTACCAGATGTTTACCTATCCCGATTTTGGCGTTAATTACGGGTAATTACAATCCTATA
It encodes:
- a CDS encoding ribonuclease H-like domain-containing protein is translated as MELQNFQICDRDLSDMTLSHYLKADEIAVDTETMGLIPQRDRLCLVQLCNPEGKVTAIRIAKGQTQAPNLKKLLEAANILKVFHFARFDVAALRYHLGIKVNPVFCTKIASKLARTYTQRHSLKDLVLELEQVELDKSSQSSDWGNAANLTEAQLSYAANDVRYLLSVREKLIAMLQREERWEIAQQCFQCLPTIVSLDLLHFKDVFEH
- a CDS encoding CAP domain-containing protein; its protein translation is MIRQSAFGIALSMLVLASGLKITTSGNTSKNKLFVNQVLSISSPPIATSINFKTTDLEKSVFARINRYRISQGLPKLALNPSITKQARIHSKNMANGKVPFSHDGFKQRVNAIALRYKSAAENVAVNQGYSDPAAEAFTGWLNSPDHLINIKGNYNLTGIGVATNSKGEVYLTQIFLRNK